In the Candidatus Neptunochlamydia vexilliferae genome, CCATGAGTATCCCTTCTCTAGAAAGTGTCAAAGAGCGGTTAGCTGAGGCACGCCAAAATCGGTCATCTAGAAATAAGTTCCCGAAAGCTCTATGGGATGACATTTTCTTTCTGGCAAAAAGTCACTCAGTGGGCATTGTATCCAAAAAGCTGAACCTCACTCCAACCTTTTTAAGAAGGAAGATGAAAGAATCCCTAACTCAAGGGAAGCTAACATTTCAGGAAGTCAAGTTGCCACCTCCAGTAATTGAAAAGGTAACTATTAAGATTAGCTGCCCCAGATTAGACATTCAGATTGAGGGACCTATTGCTTGCATTGAGCCTTTAATGCCCATTCTTGGAGGGAAGTGATGCTCCAACTTTCTCCAACAATGAAGGTCTTTATCTGCCTACAACCGGTTGATTTCCGCAAAGGAATAGATGGACTTGCCGGGGTCTGCAGAAATCAGCTGGAGCTTAACCCAATGGATGGAATGGTTTTTGTTTTTAGG is a window encoding:
- the tnpB gene encoding IS66 family insertion sequence element accessory protein TnpB (TnpB, as the term is used for proteins encoded by IS66 family insertion elements, is considered an accessory protein, since TnpC, encoded by a neighboring gene, is a DDE family transposase.), which encodes MKVFICLQPVDFRKGIDGLAGVCRNQLELNPMDGMVFVFRNKKRTTLKCFASTIFAG